The Winogradskyella schleiferi genome has a window encoding:
- the pepE gene encoding dipeptidase PepE → MKSIIIASTSTIHGSGYLEYLMDELKVHFKSADEILFIPYARPGGISHEDYTKTASKAFNFIGKSVRGIHEYENAEDAIQNAQGIFVGGGNTFVLVTQLYKNQVLLPIKNAIEKGTPYLGTSAGSNICGLTMNTTNDMPIVYPPSFKTLGLVPFNINPHYLDPIVGSKHMGETRETRIKEFHAYNSQPVIGLREGSWIEVKGNKLTLKGKLDARIFEYNKVPYELGTNCDLGFLK, encoded by the coding sequence TTGAAATCAATTATAATCGCCAGCACTTCTACTATTCATGGAAGTGGTTATTTAGAATATTTGATGGATGAGCTAAAAGTTCATTTTAAATCTGCAGATGAAATTTTATTTATTCCATATGCCAGACCAGGAGGTATTTCGCATGAGGATTATACAAAAACAGCGTCTAAAGCTTTTAATTTCATAGGAAAATCGGTTAGAGGTATTCACGAATATGAAAATGCGGAAGATGCCATTCAAAATGCACAAGGTATTTTTGTCGGAGGTGGCAACACCTTTGTTTTGGTGACTCAACTGTATAAAAATCAAGTTTTATTACCAATTAAAAATGCGATTGAAAAAGGCACACCGTATTTAGGTACCAGTGCTGGCAGCAATATTTGTGGTTTAACCATGAATACCACTAACGATATGCCAATAGTTTACCCTCCAAGTTTTAAGACTTTAGGGCTGGTACCATTTAATATTAATCCACATTATTTAGATCCCATTGTTGGCAGTAAACATATGGGAGAAACCAGGGAAACGCGGATCAAAGAGTTTCATGCCTATAATTCACAGCCTGTGATTGGCTTACGTGAGGGAAGCTGGATTGAGGTGAAAGGAAATAAATTAACCCTAAAAGGGAAACTTGACGCAAGAATTTTTGAGTATAATAAAGTGCCTTATGAGTTAGGTACAAATTGCGACTTGGGATTTTTGAAATAG
- a CDS encoding carboxypeptidase-like regulatory domain-containing protein: MKKFLLLIFSVFALTAFSQDVKRIPINGKIIVTTEDKEGVTVFNSSSNKGAITDKDGYFKIDVALNDVIQFGALQFKDFTVVISEKVMSSRRLTVILVEEINKLDEVVILPFDLTGNLNVDFENVRTYNVSLDDVYFGLDHIEDFEFSADYKTRADNLAFKEYNPSMENMLDLVNVTGFLLKQVVNINGNNLGKIKFKTEKEKQLQGKTPFKQALDTYSINYIHNNFDIPLDQVEAFADYVEKQDVDDSLFEEDKELQLLERISQLSKSFLKKTSEKD, encoded by the coding sequence ATGAAAAAATTTCTCCTATTAATATTTAGTGTTTTTGCTTTGACAGCTTTTAGTCAAGATGTAAAAAGAATTCCCATCAATGGTAAAATTATTGTTACTACAGAAGATAAAGAAGGTGTAACGGTTTTTAATTCATCGTCCAACAAAGGTGCCATTACAGACAAGGATGGTTATTTTAAAATTGATGTCGCTCTAAATGACGTTATTCAGTTTGGTGCATTACAATTTAAGGATTTTACGGTTGTAATTTCAGAAAAAGTTATGTCGTCTAGGCGTTTAACAGTTATTTTGGTTGAGGAAATCAATAAATTGGATGAAGTAGTCATTCTGCCCTTTGACCTTACAGGTAACTTAAATGTAGATTTTGAAAATGTTAGAACTTACAATGTAAGTCTAGATGATGTATATTTTGGTTTAGATCATATTGAAGATTTTGAGTTTTCTGCTGATTACAAAACTCGAGCAGATAACTTAGCCTTTAAGGAATATAATCCAAGTATGGAGAATATGCTAGATTTGGTCAATGTTACAGGCTTTTTGCTTAAACAAGTCGTGAATATTAATGGTAATAACCTCGGGAAAATTAAATTTAAAACTGAAAAGGAAAAACAATTACAGGGGAAAACACCTTTCAAGCAAGCTTTGGACACTTATAGTATCAACTACATTCATAATAATTTTGATATTCCTTTAGATCAAGTTGAAGCATTTGCCGATTATGTTGAAAAACAAGATGTTGACGATAGCTTATTTGAAGAAGATAAGGAGTTGCAATTATTGGAACGGATTTCTCAGCTGAGTAAGTCGTTCTTAAAAAAGACAAGTGAAAAAGATTAA
- a CDS encoding carboxypeptidase-like regulatory domain-containing protein has protein sequence MKKIKTLFLIFTFLSLSLTRAQTKDLKGQLVANDEVEGLHIQNKTSAKYTISNEDGSFVIPAKTQDTLVISGVKYQKQEFVITSSIMELGQFNVQLIENINELNEVVVGKILTGSLESDIENSDAKTEIDFYDLGIPGYTGKPLTQNERKLHDADAGPMGYIGLGGGVNLHKLLNTISGRTKKLKAIVALDDRDRCVERFRRDYESFLFEKDTLSENLRNEYFLFCQEDEEFLTICNENNDIELLEFMQTKLKVYQENRKSVSKD, from the coding sequence GTGAAAAAGATTAAAACGCTTTTTTTAATTTTTACATTTCTATCCTTAAGTCTTACAAGGGCACAAACAAAGGACCTTAAAGGTCAGCTCGTTGCCAATGATGAGGTCGAGGGACTTCATATTCAGAATAAAACATCAGCAAAATATACTATTTCTAATGAAGATGGTAGTTTTGTCATACCTGCAAAAACCCAAGATACATTAGTAATTTCTGGCGTAAAATATCAAAAACAAGAATTTGTGATTACGTCATCTATAATGGAATTAGGGCAGTTTAATGTACAGCTTATAGAAAATATCAACGAGTTGAATGAAGTTGTTGTCGGTAAAATTTTAACGGGAAGCCTTGAGTCTGATATAGAAAACTCAGATGCCAAAACAGAAATTGACTTTTACGATTTGGGTATTCCCGGCTATACTGGTAAACCGTTGACTCAGAACGAACGGAAACTACATGATGCAGATGCAGGTCCTATGGGTTATATTGGTTTGGGTGGTGGCGTTAATCTCCACAAATTGTTAAATACCATTAGCGGACGCACAAAAAAGTTGAAAGCCATTGTTGCATTAGATGATAGAGATCGTTGTGTAGAACGTTTTAGACGTGATTATGAAAGCTTTCTTTTTGAAAAGGATACTTTGTCTGAAAATTTACGCAACGAATACTTTTTGTTTTGTCAAGAAGATGAAGAATTCTTGACTATCTGCAACGAAAACAACGACATTGAGTTGCTTGAATTTATGCAGACAAAGTTAAAAGTTTACCAAGAAAACAGAAAATCAGTGTCTAAAGATTAG
- a CDS encoding DUF6702 family protein: MKSISLIIAFLSLPFLTSSTYNHEYYVGVTQIEYSKEAQSLQIISQVFTDDFETLLRKRYNENITLDPDSDDEVIDNYMERYMTDKLKFKVNGNNVNFKFLGKEYKEDITYCYLEIEHISEIKSIEVTNQLLFDAFSEQQNIVRLKLLNKNKSFLLVPENDSCMLNFK; the protein is encoded by the coding sequence ATGAAATCAATTAGCCTAATAATAGCTTTTTTAAGCCTTCCTTTTCTGACGTCTTCTACTTACAATCACGAATATTATGTCGGTGTTACTCAGATTGAATATTCAAAAGAAGCACAGTCTCTTCAAATTATAAGTCAGGTTTTTACAGACGATTTTGAAACCTTATTACGCAAACGCTATAATGAGAATATCACCTTAGATCCAGATAGTGATGATGAAGTCATAGATAACTATATGGAGCGCTATATGACAGATAAACTGAAATTTAAGGTTAATGGTAATAATGTTAATTTCAAATTTCTGGGAAAGGAATACAAGGAGGATATTACCTATTGCTATCTTGAAATTGAGCATATTTCAGAAATAAAATCCATAGAAGTGACCAATCAATTATTATTCGATGCATTTTCAGAACAGCAGAATATTGTTCGCCTAAAACTCTTGAACAAAAACAAGAGCTTTTTGTTGGTTCCAGAGAACGATTCATGCATGTTAAACTTTAAATAA
- a CDS encoding M1 family metallopeptidase, with amino-acid sequence MKIIKYFLYVLLFTTFSAYAQNEQKSERQQGHTNENKFKQLYDEFATPNVYRTGSGAPGPGYYQQQADYKMDIEIDDVNAKLYGDETITYTNNSPDDLNYLWVQLDQNMRSRDSKTPLIGSSSIAPLTTSSGAVKSYLKESFDGGFHIEHVKDLNGKDLPYMINRTMMRVELPQVLKSEEKFSFQIKWWYNINDHVRDGGRSGYEYFEENDNRIYVMAQFYPRMAVYNDVEGWQNSQFWGRDEFALPFGDFDVNITVPADHILDGTGHLVNREEVFTNDMMKRFKQAKKSYDEPVMIVTQAEAEVTEKTKSKDKKIWKLSAKMVRDFGFATSRKFLWDMMAVKIGDKDVMAVSLYSKEGNPLWEQWSTKAVASTLKSYSRLTFDYPYHKAISVHAPMGMEYPMICYNFGRPDKEGNYSDRTKYGMISVIIHEVGHNFFPMIVNSDERQWTWMDEGLNTFSQYVAEQDFAEWYPAALSPNDKMYPSRRGPAHKIVPYMGGDQDYIAPIMTKGLNTYQFGNNAYGKPATALNILRETIMGRELFDYSFREYAQRWMFKHPTPEDFFRTMEDASAVDLDWYWRGWFYTTDYVDIGIKEVKKFAVSGTPNENGKLLAERNNREPNSLVYFIEEGTEGYDEAMKKAESIDNLPTVKEYIMDNFTPEEQKELKTPKYFYQVTFNKPGGLVMPIIVEFTYADGTKGRETYPAQVWRFNDNEISKAIASDKEIVSIVVDPDLETADIDTSNNSWPKEVKESQFDRFKSNIKD; translated from the coding sequence ATGAAAATTATCAAATACTTTTTGTACGTTTTACTTTTTACAACTTTTAGCGCTTATGCTCAAAATGAACAAAAGTCAGAGCGTCAACAAGGACATACTAATGAAAACAAATTCAAACAGTTATATGATGAATTTGCCACGCCAAATGTGTATAGGACGGGTTCAGGCGCGCCTGGTCCAGGATATTATCAGCAACAGGCAGATTACAAAATGGATATTGAAATCGATGATGTAAATGCAAAACTTTACGGAGACGAAACCATAACTTACACTAATAATTCTCCAGACGATTTAAACTACCTTTGGGTACAATTAGATCAGAATATGCGATCAAGGGATTCTAAAACGCCGTTAATTGGCAGTTCTAGTATTGCTCCTTTGACGACATCTTCTGGTGCTGTAAAATCGTATTTAAAAGAATCGTTTGATGGAGGTTTTCATATAGAGCACGTGAAGGATTTGAACGGTAAGGATTTGCCTTATATGATAAATCGCACTATGATGCGCGTAGAATTGCCACAGGTTTTAAAATCTGAGGAAAAGTTTTCTTTCCAAATAAAATGGTGGTACAATATTAATGACCATGTTAGGGATGGCGGCCGTTCTGGATACGAATATTTCGAAGAAAACGATAACCGAATCTACGTCATGGCTCAGTTTTATCCACGTATGGCAGTTTACAATGATGTTGAAGGTTGGCAAAATTCCCAGTTTTGGGGACGCGATGAATTTGCCTTGCCATTCGGAGATTTTGATGTGAATATTACTGTACCTGCAGATCATATTTTAGATGGAACAGGACATTTAGTAAATAGGGAAGAGGTATTTACTAATGATATGATGAAGCGTTTTAAGCAAGCAAAAAAATCTTATGACGAACCAGTTATGATCGTGACCCAAGCCGAAGCTGAAGTGACAGAAAAAACAAAAAGTAAGGACAAGAAAATATGGAAACTTTCGGCGAAAATGGTTCGTGATTTTGGTTTTGCGACCTCTCGTAAATTCTTATGGGATATGATGGCTGTAAAAATTGGAGATAAAGATGTTATGGCTGTATCCTTATATTCTAAAGAAGGAAACCCGCTTTGGGAGCAATGGTCAACAAAAGCCGTCGCGAGTACCTTAAAATCCTATTCTAGATTGACTTTTGATTATCCTTATCACAAAGCGATTTCTGTACACGCACCAATGGGAATGGAATATCCAATGATATGTTACAACTTTGGTCGTCCTGATAAGGAAGGCAATTATTCTGATAGAACTAAATATGGAATGATCAGTGTTATTATACATGAAGTCGGACATAACTTTTTCCCAATGATCGTCAATAGTGACGAACGTCAATGGACTTGGATGGACGAAGGTTTAAACACGTTTTCCCAATACGTTGCTGAGCAAGATTTTGCAGAATGGTATCCTGCGGCTTTATCACCAAATGATAAAATGTACCCATCAAGACGAGGTCCTGCACATAAAATAGTGCCATATATGGGAGGTGATCAAGATTATATTGCGCCAATTATGACCAAAGGTTTAAATACCTATCAGTTTGGTAACAATGCGTATGGCAAACCAGCCACAGCATTAAATATATTAAGGGAAACCATAATGGGTCGTGAATTATTTGATTATTCTTTTAGGGAATATGCGCAACGCTGGATGTTTAAGCACCCGACACCTGAAGATTTTTTCCGAACTATGGAAGATGCATCTGCAGTTGATTTAGATTGGTATTGGAGAGGTTGGTTCTATACCACAGATTATGTAGATATTGGTATCAAAGAGGTTAAGAAATTTGCAGTTTCGGGTACACCAAATGAAAATGGAAAACTATTGGCAGAACGTAACAATAGGGAACCAAACAGCTTAGTGTATTTTATTGAAGAGGGAACAGAAGGTTATGATGAAGCGATGAAAAAAGCAGAGTCTATAGACAATCTACCGACTGTAAAAGAATATATTATGGATAACTTTACGCCAGAAGAGCAAAAGGAATTAAAGACACCGAAATATTTCTATCAAGTTACTTTTAATAAACCAGGCGGATTAGTAATGCCAATTATTGTAGAATTTACTTATGCGGACGGCACCAAAGGAAGAGAAACTTATCCTGCTCAAGTTTGGAGATTTAACGATAACGAAATTAGCAAAGCAATAGCGAGCGATAAGGAAATTGTGTCTATTGTTGTGGATCCTGATTTGGAAACTGCCGATATAGATACGTCTAATAATTCGTGGCCAAAAGAGGTTAAGGAAAGTCAATTTGATAGGTTTAAGAGTAACATAAAAGATTAA
- a CDS encoding Sec-independent protein translocase subunit TatA/TatB, which translates to MIHQLTLLFIGATEIIFVLFIVVLVFGADKLPEIARGLGKGMRQIKDATNDIKNEVTKSAKENNILDKDTTKNIQDEINKVKDDLEDFTGSLKRNK; encoded by the coding sequence GTGATACATCAACTAACATTATTATTCATAGGAGCCACAGAAATAATCTTTGTATTATTTATTGTTGTATTAGTTTTTGGTGCCGATAAATTGCCCGAAATTGCTCGTGGTTTAGGTAAAGGGATGCGTCAAATAAAAGATGCGACCAATGATATTAAGAATGAGGTAACGAAAAGTGCCAAGGAAAATAATATCCTTGATAAGGATACTACCAAAAACATTCAAGATGAAATCAATAAAGTAAAGGACGATCTTGAAGACTTTACAGGCTCGTTGAAAAGGAACAAATGA
- a CDS encoding O-methyltransferase — MHFLPEDLDNYVIAHSEQEPELLQQLTRETYQKVLQPIMLSGPYQGRVLSMISKLVRPKSILELGTFTGYSTLCLAEGLEKNGALHTIDINEELVNFQRKYFDQSSFGKQIIQHTGSALDIIPKLNLTFDLVFIDADKPNYSNYFHLIIEKLNEGGIILSDNVLWHGKVVGPLDEKDKSTKAVLDYNTLLKNDERIETVLLPIRDGLTISRKK; from the coding sequence ATGCATTTCTTGCCTGAAGATTTAGACAACTATGTTATTGCACATTCTGAACAAGAACCAGAATTGTTGCAACAGTTGACTAGAGAAACCTACCAGAAAGTATTACAACCTATTATGCTCAGTGGACCATATCAAGGTCGTGTGTTAAGCATGATATCCAAATTGGTTCGTCCGAAATCAATTTTAGAATTAGGAACCTTTACCGGCTATTCTACATTGTGCTTAGCTGAAGGACTGGAAAAAAATGGAGCGTTGCACACTATTGATATCAATGAAGAATTAGTGAATTTTCAAAGAAAGTATTTTGATCAATCTAGTTTTGGAAAGCAAATTATTCAACACACAGGAAGTGCATTGGATATTATTCCTAAATTAAACTTAACATTCGATCTTGTCTTTATAGATGCTGACAAACCTAACTATTCTAATTACTTCCATTTAATAATTGAGAAATTGAATGAAGGTGGTATCATATTATCAGACAACGTGCTATGGCACGGAAAAGTTGTGGGACCCTTGGATGAAAAAGATAAATCCACTAAAGCCGTTTTAGATTACAATACGCTTCTTAAAAATGATGAACGCATTGAAACCGTTCTTTTACCCATAAGAGATGGCCTGACTATTAGCAGGAAAAAATAA
- a CDS encoding amidohydrolase family protein gives MKDNAKSSSHLGKSEGARKLRINGHSHLLPYPEEIPEFMKDKGIFWVDKDRKFMLQKDWNRPITDSSFFLDEKLAWMEHFKIDHAVVLNLSQLYGNGLRLEEMKQALRFQNDFNARIQHENPSKFTCGFVVHPGFVRGACWEIERCVEVLGMQLLCLPTHYMDTIGTWRCIFDEENEPIFELADKYNLAVEIHPYDGEKFIKLENTSWRFHLIWMLAQCADAYHFLTLNGYYEKYKNMRVCFAHGGQLAQINLGRRIQGFDGRADLFEGKSHPRKAVGHKNIFFDTLVHDTGGLELLIRNQGSKQVIMGLDDPYPLGEMESEKQSSYPGKILDLAAERNIITESERNAIWEDNVIQWLCGDDEAAKEKLISRITS, from the coding sequence ATGAAAGACAACGCTAAGAGTTCTTCCCACTTGGGAAAGTCAGAAGGGGCTCGTAAACTAAGAATAAACGGCCATTCGCATCTTCTTCCCTATCCTGAAGAAATTCCTGAATTTATGAAAGATAAAGGAATTTTCTGGGTTGATAAAGATCGCAAATTCATGCTTCAGAAGGATTGGAACAGACCCATTACAGATTCTAGTTTTTTCTTGGATGAAAAATTAGCTTGGATGGAGCATTTTAAAATTGACCATGCGGTTGTTTTAAATTTATCTCAACTCTATGGAAATGGATTGCGCCTGGAAGAAATGAAACAAGCTTTGCGTTTTCAAAATGATTTTAATGCACGTATCCAACATGAAAATCCGAGCAAATTTACTTGTGGCTTTGTGGTTCATCCTGGTTTTGTCAGAGGCGCCTGTTGGGAAATTGAGCGCTGTGTAGAAGTCTTAGGTATGCAACTGTTATGTTTACCCACGCATTATATGGATACTATTGGGACATGGCGTTGTATTTTTGATGAAGAAAACGAACCTATTTTTGAATTGGCAGACAAGTATAATCTCGCTGTAGAAATTCATCCTTATGATGGTGAAAAATTTATAAAACTAGAAAATACCTCTTGGCGTTTTCACTTAATATGGATGTTGGCACAATGCGCAGATGCTTACCATTTTTTAACTTTAAATGGTTATTACGAAAAGTATAAAAACATGCGTGTTTGTTTTGCTCATGGTGGTCAATTAGCACAAATTAATTTAGGACGACGTATTCAAGGATTTGACGGACGCGCAGATCTGTTTGAAGGAAAAAGCCATCCAAGAAAAGCAGTTGGACATAAAAACATATTCTTTGACACCTTAGTACACGATACTGGCGGATTGGAATTACTGATTAGAAACCAAGGTTCCAAACAAGTCATAATGGGATTGGATGATCCCTATCCACTTGGTGAAATGGAAAGCGAAAAGCAATCGTCTTATCCTGGTAAAATTCTAGACCTCGCTGCTGAGCGAAACATAATAACAGAATCCGAACGTAATGCCATTTGGGAAGATAATGTTATTCAATGGTTATGTGGAGATGATGAAGCTGCCAAAGAAAAATTAATTTCTCGAATCACATCTTAA
- a CDS encoding 3-hydroxyanthranilate 3,4-dioxygenase produces MSKLYPPINFKEWIEDNRHLLKPPVGNKVVWKDGDFIVMVVGGPNSRKDYHYNETPEFFYQIEGNMILKVIENGEPKDIHINEGDIFLLPPKVPHSPQRGAYTVGLVIEYPREKGVKDALVWFCENCTTKLYEEDFTVENIETDMPVIFDKYYGDKDKRKCPNCGAVMEPPKKVKVE; encoded by the coding sequence ATGAGCAAATTATATCCTCCCATAAATTTTAAAGAATGGATTGAAGACAACCGTCATTTACTAAAGCCACCCGTTGGCAATAAAGTGGTTTGGAAAGATGGTGATTTTATTGTTATGGTCGTTGGTGGACCTAACAGTAGAAAAGATTACCACTACAATGAAACGCCTGAATTTTTCTATCAGATCGAAGGAAATATGATTTTAAAAGTCATTGAAAATGGCGAACCTAAAGACATTCATATTAATGAAGGTGACATTTTCTTATTACCTCCTAAAGTTCCACATTCTCCGCAACGAGGCGCATATACCGTAGGGTTGGTTATTGAATATCCTAGAGAAAAAGGTGTAAAAGATGCCTTGGTTTGGTTCTGTGAGAATTGTACTACCAAACTCTATGAAGAAGATTTTACCGTAGAAAATATTGAAACCGATATGCCTGTAATTTTTGATAAATACTATGGCGACAAGGATAAACGCAAATGCCCTAATTGTGGAGCGGTAATGGAACCGCCGAAGAAGGTAAAAGTAGAGTAA
- a CDS encoding SDR family oxidoreductase → MDLHLNNKYALVCGSTAGIGKATAIALAQEGTIVTLVARNEDKLIATLAELPQQRQHDYIVADFSNPDDLKTKVSDYISKHHGFHILVNNTGGPAGGPIFSAKVEEFESAFTQHLKCNHVLAQTVVPFMKEEGYGRIVNVISTSVKQPLDGLGVSNTIRGAVANWSKTLANELGQFGITVNNVLPGATGTERLTQIIKNKSAKSGHTEEASANAMKNAVPAKRFAKPEELADAITFLASERASYINGINLPVDGGRTKSL, encoded by the coding sequence ATGGATTTACATCTAAACAACAAATACGCACTAGTCTGCGGAAGCACAGCAGGAATAGGAAAAGCAACAGCCATAGCATTGGCTCAAGAAGGTACAATAGTAACCTTAGTTGCTAGAAATGAGGACAAACTTATAGCAACATTAGCTGAATTGCCTCAACAAAGACAACACGATTATATTGTGGCTGATTTTTCAAATCCTGATGACTTAAAAACTAAAGTTTCAGATTATATATCAAAACATCATGGCTTTCATATTTTAGTTAATAATACTGGTGGCCCTGCAGGTGGTCCCATATTTTCCGCTAAAGTTGAAGAGTTTGAATCGGCTTTCACACAACATCTAAAATGCAATCATGTTTTGGCCCAAACCGTCGTACCATTTATGAAAGAAGAAGGTTATGGCAGAATTGTAAATGTTATTTCAACCTCTGTAAAACAGCCTTTAGATGGACTTGGAGTTAGCAATACCATTAGAGGGGCTGTCGCCAATTGGAGTAAGACTTTAGCAAATGAATTAGGGCAATTCGGGATAACGGTAAACAACGTTTTACCAGGAGCTACAGGAACAGAACGCTTAACGCAAATTATTAAAAATAAATCCGCTAAGTCTGGTCATACGGAAGAAGCATCTGCCAATGCCATGAAAAATGCCGTACCTGCTAAACGTTTTGCAAAACCTGAGGAACTCGCAGATGCCATTACATTTTTGGCTAGTGAACGTGCAAGCTATATCAACGGAATTAATCTTCCAGTTGATGGAGGAAGGACGAAGAGTTTGTAA
- a CDS encoding aldehyde dehydrogenase, protein MAIIQNYINGNFHNPIKNNWIDNYNPSNGEVYGQIPNSTKEDVEKAYSAAKSAFPSWRKTTIEERSRILIKISELLEANLDRLAEAESKDNGKPINLAKAVDIPRAASNFRFFGNAITQFASESHESVGQQAINYTLRQPIGVVGCISPWNLPLYLFTWKIAPALVAGNCVVAKPSEVTPMTAYLLGEICNEAGLPKGVLNIVHGLGTTTGHAIIEHPDIKAISFTGGTATGAHIAKVAAPMFKKLSLELGGKNPNIIFADCDYQDMLATTVRSSFANQGQICLCGSRIFVEASIYNQFKKDFVEKVKALKVGHPSNEDTNIGALVSQPHLEKVKEYIQIAKDENGIVLCGGNEVKIKGYENGYYLEPTVIEVPNNECRVNQEEIFGPVVTIMPFKSEDDVLEMANKVKYGLSATLWTNDLKRTMKMSNELQAGIVWVNTWMMRDLRTPFGGVKASGVGREGGFEALRFFTEAKNVCIKY, encoded by the coding sequence GTGGCAATTATTCAAAACTACATAAACGGAAACTTCCATAATCCAATTAAAAATAATTGGATAGACAATTACAACCCTTCCAATGGAGAAGTGTACGGACAAATTCCTAATTCAACAAAAGAAGATGTTGAAAAAGCATACAGTGCTGCCAAATCAGCCTTTCCCTCTTGGCGCAAAACCACAATCGAAGAACGCAGTCGCATCTTAATTAAAATTTCAGAATTACTAGAAGCCAACTTAGACCGTTTAGCAGAAGCCGAAAGCAAAGACAACGGCAAACCTATCAATTTAGCAAAAGCAGTTGATATTCCTAGAGCTGCAAGTAATTTTCGTTTTTTCGGAAATGCTATTACCCAATTCGCTAGTGAAAGTCATGAAAGTGTAGGACAACAAGCTATCAATTATACCTTACGTCAACCGATTGGCGTCGTTGGTTGTATAAGCCCTTGGAACCTTCCACTCTATTTATTTACTTGGAAAATTGCGCCTGCGCTTGTTGCTGGAAATTGCGTAGTTGCAAAACCTAGCGAAGTCACACCAATGACGGCTTATTTATTAGGCGAAATTTGTAACGAAGCTGGTTTACCTAAAGGCGTATTGAATATCGTTCATGGATTAGGAACAACCACAGGGCACGCCATTATTGAACATCCAGATATTAAAGCAATTTCGTTTACAGGCGGGACAGCAACAGGTGCGCATATTGCAAAAGTCGCCGCACCAATGTTCAAAAAACTATCCTTGGAATTGGGTGGGAAAAACCCGAATATCATTTTTGCTGATTGCGATTATCAGGATATGTTAGCCACTACGGTACGTTCGTCATTTGCTAATCAAGGTCAGATTTGCTTATGTGGAAGCCGTATTTTTGTTGAAGCTTCTATTTATAATCAATTCAAAAAAGATTTTGTTGAAAAAGTAAAAGCGTTAAAAGTTGGACATCCTTCAAATGAAGATACGAATATAGGAGCATTAGTGTCCCAACCACATTTGGAAAAAGTAAAAGAATACATTCAAATCGCCAAAGACGAAAACGGCATTGTTTTATGCGGTGGAAATGAGGTCAAGATAAAAGGATACGAAAACGGTTATTACTTAGAACCTACTGTAATCGAAGTTCCTAATAATGAATGCCGAGTGAACCAAGAAGAAATTTTTGGACCAGTAGTGACTATTATGCCTTTCAAATCAGAAGATGACGTTTTAGAAATGGCAAACAAAGTAAAATACGGTTTATCCGCAACGCTTTGGACGAATGATTTAAAACGTACCATGAAAATGAGTAACGAACTACAAGCTGGCATAGTTTGGGTAAATACTTGGATGATGCGCGATTTAAGAACGCCTTTTGGTGGCGTAAAAGCATCTGGAGTTGGCAGAGAAGGTGGATTTGAAGCTTTGCGGTTTTTCACAGAAGCTAAGAATGTTTGTATAAAGTATTAA
- a CDS encoding RidA family protein, with the protein MNNVTPRGAYPHVKQVGDFIFVSGTSSRRPDNSIAGVDIIDEMGTKRLNAYTQTQEVLKNIEKNLAKVGASLKDVVDVTSFLVNMNDFADYNKAYAEFFEKETGPTRTTVAVHQLPHPDLVVEIKVIAFKKKE; encoded by the coding sequence ATGAATAACGTAACACCAAGAGGAGCATATCCACACGTAAAACAAGTTGGCGATTTTATTTTCGTTTCAGGCACCAGTTCCCGAAGACCAGACAATTCTATTGCAGGCGTTGATATCATAGATGAAATGGGAACAAAACGTTTAAATGCCTATACACAGACCCAAGAAGTATTAAAAAATATTGAAAAAAACTTAGCCAAAGTTGGCGCAAGTTTAAAAGATGTGGTTGATGTCACTTCCTTTTTAGTAAATATGAATGACTTTGCAGATTACAATAAAGCTTATGCTGAGTTTTTCGAAAAAGAAACTGGACCAACAAGAACAACGGTTGCTGTACACCAATTGCCGCATCCTGATTTGGTGGTTGAGATAAAGGTTATAGCTTTTAAGAAAAAAGAATAA